Within the Macaca nemestrina isolate mMacNem1 chromosome 5, mMacNem.hap1, whole genome shotgun sequence genome, the region ATACCAACACTAGAGGAGCGATGTAAAGAGCATGATTCTTGAGGAGCACATGAATTCACCTGCTTCGTTCCCCCTGCACCAAGTTAGATGTTTATGTGTTACATGAAGAGCTTCAGGTAGGCACAGCACTATGTTTTTCATCTTATGCAATAGCCTTTTCAGGGAGAGTCCAAGAATTGGGAAAGCAGTGCTGACATAAGATCATTCACACACAGAATCAAATGATTCTATAGGATGCTTTGTTTcaggaggtttaaaaaaaaaaaaaaataggatctTCATTCAGGGCAAAATAAGGCCTTAGCAGCATAAGGACATTCATTAGAGTTACCTGGAAATACCGTGGTAAAGAAGTCTAGAAGGAAGCAAAAGGTTTATACAGCATTACAGCTTAACGTACTTGCACATATACAGTCATCAGTTTTTACAATGACACTGTTGTGGGAGTACTCAGCTGTTTACAATCAGAAAAATGATGCAATAAGTAAAACTTTAGTGCTAAATCATATTTACCCTTAAAGGTGACCACATATAAAAAGTACAAACAGTTCAGGCCATTACTTTGAAAATTTTaccctttgtttgtttgtttgttttgaaccCCAACGATTTCTGATGCCAGTAGATGGCACTAGTGGTATACAGTAACCAGCACAATTCATTCTTTTGCTCCCGCTTAAAGGGACGTACCCTTTTATAGAAACATTTAAGCAGCCAAAGAAATTGCACTGTATGATTGTGGTTTTTCTGTAAAacgaaaaaaaattagaataaactaAAAGATCTTTAGGAAGAGAGTCCCATGGAGCTAGTCTGTGCATCCTAAGTCCACAGAACACAGCATTCCTCCTCCTGACTGCACTGTCAGCCGCTTTAATCCGACTCTCGCTAATATCCTCTGTCTTATGACTGCCACACTACACCCCTTGCCAGGAAGAGCAGCGCATACCAGAAGGTATCACATTGCGCCTCTGTCCCCAATGTCataaaaatcagtgaaacaaagtaaaacagaaattggagtcagaggaaataaaactataaaaatcaacAGTAAAGTTAAGGAGTCATGATTGGGTGACAGAAGAAACCTTGGGGAAGAAAAGTAAATTGAGGTACTGCTTGGAAAGAAGGAATTACACAGATTAAAGTCAAAGGAAGGAGTTTGAAATACCTGTGAATAGCTGCAAAAAGGTCTTCTGTGGTCCTGGGTCGACTAGGGGTCATCACCTCATCACTCCCGTCTTCCTTGAGGAAGTCACAGGCCTCTGAGGATGAACTGGCTGCGGTGGTCTCCGGCACCCCAGCTACGGAAAAGCAGGCAGGCCCACAAGATGCACAAGTGACTAGAATTTCAGTCCTCAGCCAAGCTTCTAAATATGCTGCTTCCCTGCCATTCCTGACAATGTGAGAACCGCAGGGAGATGCCATAGGTCTGTAGTTTGATAGTTCACAAAGAAGGGAGGAAATGACACTAGCGTGAGAGCCAGAGCTCATTCTTTGTTAAAGTATAGAACGCCCAGGGCATCTCTCTTAAATTTTGTTGCAACATTTCTTTGTGGCTCTTTGGAAGGGAGGTGTTACCCATTGCTATTTAATATCCAGCCTGCTGCAGATCATCTCCATCCCCCTATTTTCTGCCATGCCTTTAggtctagattttaaaaataataacaaaatgcaAAGCTGGTAACTTAATCTGTGTTTTTGCACAGGAAGTCTACATACTGTTAGCTTTAACACCAATCTGATCTACCTGGGTTCTTTCCACGTGTAAGCATTCAACAGCCCTATCTGGTTCAGCTGCATATGGGCAGAGGGCACAGGAGAGAGAAGCCAGGAAGCCAGACTCACCTGCTCCGTCCTGTTGAGATAGGCAGCTCTCCCTATCGCCCCCAGCATCCGCACTGTTCTCAGCTGGCTCCTCCTGCTTGGGGGCTGGTGAGACATCGGGCTGAACCATGAGGACATTGGCTTCCACTCTGCTGGGAGACACGGATCCTGCAGCTCCTCCCTCAAGAACCGAGGTGCCAGGGTGCGTGGCATGAGAGCCAGCTTGGACTGTAGAACTCTCTTTTGCCTCTCTGCTGTGCACAGAGCCCTCCTCTCCCCTCGTGGGGCTGGGCGCGGCTCGAAGGGCTTCGCTCACGTTCTCTGCGGGTTCCACTGCAAAATCTTTCTGCGGAGGTGGTACCACCAGGAACAGTTTGGGCTTCTTGGAAATGGGGGGTGGCTTCCTCCTGGGTGAAGAGTCTGGGAGTGGGGTGGTGCTGGGACTGGGCcgagcctctgcctccccagcgcTCAAAGCTCCAGGGCTGCGGCTCACAGGGCCGCCGCGCTCGGCCGCACTGCCATGGTCACCCTGACTCGAGCTCTTGGCAGGCGTTGGAAGCGAGCTTGTCACAGAGGCAGGCTGGCTTTCACTCTCCATTTCATTTGTGCTATTTCGGGATTTCAGGAGAGCAGATGGCTTTAAGTGGTACTGTGGAGCAACTGGAGTACGTTGTTCCTGAGCTGTTCGTTCAGACAACAGTGCTGCCTCGGTGCCTGAGTTCTTTCTCACCGGCCTCAACTGCACCATCTGCAATGCTTCCGTGGTTATCAGGGGCATGGGGGGCCTGCTGGTCTCCTCCTTGGTAGAAGGCGGCCTCAAGGATCCCCGGGAGGATTCTGGCTGGCCAGAATTTGTGAAAGGCGGCCTGGTGTCTTTCATGAATTTGGGGTCAAGAGGTGGGGCGGGTGGGGGCTCCGAGAAAGGTAAGAGAGGTGGGGGCAATGGCAAGGACACAGGTGAATCTGGAAGAAGCGGGCTCAGTGCAGTGGGCGGGGGAGAAAGGCACCAATCAGGTGGGGAGCAGAAGGGAGTGAGCGCTTCTGGCGGCGGAGGGGGGAACACAGGAGAGTGAGGCAGAGGAGAGCCCTGGGAGCAATCTGTGACaggaggtgggggaggaaggaaaggagaccTGTCTGCAGGACAAGGCGATGGAGGAGAGggaataggaggaggaggagccagggGAGAGCCCACGGCTGGAtccagtttcttcatagtgcCACTTCCTTCAGTAGAAGTATTAGAGGAAAGAGAAGTGGACGACGAGGAAATGGATACTGAAGATATCAGAGAGGACTTCCTTTCTGGTACCCTGGGCTTGGGCTTCCCCTTCCCATTTGCTGGTgacattgattttaaaaacacaggcACAGGGGTGAGTGCTGTGGGTGTATTCGACTGGCTGGAATACCCACTGGATGGAGAAATGACTCTGTGGGACTTCTCTGGTGACATGATCTTTGGTTTGACTGAACCACTGGGCACTTGAGGCATTGTGGCTCTGGACCCTTCTTGGACATGGCGGACTGGCCCGTTCCCAGTGGGCACCCCGCTGCTGGTTGAACAGCCCCCTGCTGGGTTCCCCAGATCTTCCTGCATGCCTGTGTAGTCAATGTAGTAACCCCAGGGGTCCGTGTACTCTGACTTGACACTGCTCGTGTCACTCTGCGATGGTGTGGCCCCGCACAGGGAGTAGACATTGGGGGTGGTGGCGGAAGTCATGCTGCTGCCAGCACTGACCGTGCTCTGGCTCCGGGAGCGGGGCAGCCAGGGCTCTTCCAAGTCACTGCAGGGGCTCTGGGAGGGCGAGCTGCCACCCTTGCCTGGGAGGCTCAGCTGCAGCGAGTGCTGGAGTGTGGCGATCAGGCTCTCGTTGAGCACCTGCCCGTTGGACTGGCCACTCTTCTTGGGAATCCTGCGGAGGGAGTCTGTCCGGGAGGGTGGCAGGGGAGGCTTCTTTGCTTTCTTCAAAGAGATGTTTCTCGATAAGGATTTATCCTGGTAATTGGACCGGTCCCCTTGGTTTTTCTGAGCTCTTCCATCAAAAACATTGACCACGCTGTGCCTGGGGTTCCCAAAGCCATCACTGCTATTGCACAGATTCCCAGATCCATGTCCAGAGTCAGTGTGCACAGATGTGCAGTAGCCATCGTGGTCCTCGGAATACAGCGACCCAGCATCCTCTTTGTTGGACGTTTGGTCCAAACTGCAGCTGCTCATGTTACTTGTGGGAGTGGAGTAGCCAGGAGTTGCTACATGCGGCTTCAGGGGGGATGCCCTTCCATTACCTGAGGACTTGTATTCCCAGGGCTCCGAGCTGCTGTGCCCTCCACCCCCTGAATAACTAGATTCACTCTTGCCATCCACATCTTGGGAGTGGGCTGGGAAGGCTAGGTCGTTTCTACAATTATACGGCATGGCTTGGGACGCATTCTCCCTATTTGCTGGAGCATTTAGAGAGACTGCTGAGTCACAGAGGGACAACAGTGTGGGTGCACCAGGGGAATGAGGGTCTAAGGCCTGTGAAAGAATGGTGGTGTGACCCTCATTCCAGTGGCGCCCGGGAGACTGATGATCATCTTTCACAGCATGCCTGGAGATGAGGTGGTCTCTGGGTTTTATCTTTGCATGTGATGAGCCAGAACTTCTACTTTCCCGCTGCCCTGCACTCTGAGCAGTGTGAATAGCGATGACCTCGCAagaggaagacagtgtggcatttGGGATGATGCTGGTGGAGTAGGCTGCAT harbors:
- the LOC105465711 gene encoding NHS-like protein 1 isoform X5, giving the protein MNVIYCLESVADSSFPWGAVAVSNLDEESRWTVHYSAPWHQQENVFLPTTRPPCVEDLHRQAKLNLKSVLRECDKLRRDGYRSSQYYSQGPTFAANASPLCDEYQDEDEEADQKCSLSSSEEERFISIRRPKTPTSSDFSDLNTQTNWTKSLPLPTPEEKMRQQAQTVQADVVPINITGENFDRQASLRRSLIYTDSLVRRPKKVKRRKTITGVPDNIQKELASGTGQDDVDGHSVHTPDHYSALGRFDSYRSAGQRSETRDSSCQTEDVKVVPPSMRRIRAQKGQGIAAQMGHFSGSSGNMSVLSDSAGIIFPSRLNNDAGFHSLPRSGVRANIQSLEPRLGALGPAGDMDGTFLYQGGHPQADENLGHLGGASETGTLLRPKSQELRHFESENVMSPACVVSPHAAYSTSIIPNATLSSSCEVIAIHTAQSAGQRESRSSGSSHAKIKPRDHLISRHAVKDDHQSPGRHWNEGHTTILSQALDPHSPGAPTLLSLCDSAVSLNAPANRENASQAMPYNCRNDLAFPAHSQDVDGKSESSYSGGGGHSSSEPWEYKSSGNGRASPLKPHVATPGYSTPTSNMSSCSLDQTSNKEDAGSLYSEDHDGYCTSVHTDSGHGSGNLCNSSDGFGNPRHSVVNVFDGRAQKNQGDRSNYQDKSLSRNISLKKAKKPPLPPSRTDSLRRIPKKSGQSNGQVLNESLIATLQHSLQLSLPGKGGSSPSQSPCSDLEEPWLPRSRSQSTVSAGSSMTSATTPNVYSLCGATPSQSDTSSVKSEYTDPWGYYIDYTGMQEDLGNPAGGCSTSSGVPTGNGPVRHVQEGSRATMPQVPSGSVKPKIMSPEKSHRVISPSSGYSSQSNTPTALTPVPVFLKSMSPANGKGKPKPRVPERKSSLISSVSISSSSTSLSSNTSTEGSGTMKKLDPAVGSPLAPPPPIPSPPSPCPADRSPFLPPPPPVTDCSQGSPLPHSPVFPPPPPEALTPFCSPPDWCLSPPPTALSPLLPDSPVSLPLPPPLLPFSEPPPAPPLDPKFMKDTRPPFTNSGQPESSRGSLRPPSTKEETSRPPMPLITTEALQMVQLRPVRKNSGTEAALLSERTAQEQRTPVAPQYHLKPSALLKSRNSTNEMESESQPASVTSSLPTPAKSSSQGDHGSAAERGGPVSRSPGALSAGEAEARPSPSTTPLPDSSPRRKPPPISKKPKLFLVVPPPQKDFAVEPAENVSEALRAAPSPTRGEEGSVHSREAKESSTVQAGSHATHPGTSVLEGGAAGSVSPSRVEANVLMVQPDVSPAPKQEEPAENSADAGGDRESCLSQQDGAAGVPETTAASSSSEACDFLKEDGSDEVMTPSRPRTTEDLFAAIHRSKRKVLGRRDSDDDHSRNHSPSPPVTPTGAAPSLASPKQVGSIQRSIRKSSTSSDNFKALLLKKGSRSDTSARMSAAEMLKNTDPRFQRSRSEPSPDAPESPSSCSPSKNRRAQEEWAKNEGLMPRSLSFSGPRYGRSRTPPCAASSRYSMRNRIQSSPMTVISEGEGEAVEPVDSVAHGALGVAEGCSLDGLAREEMDEGSLLCGEGPAASLQPQAPGPVDGTASAEGREPSPQCGGSLSEES
- the LOC105465711 gene encoding NHS-like protein 1 isoform X8, which produces MFCLKAVSNLDEESRWTVHYSAPWHQQENVFLPTTRPPCVEDLHRQAKLNLKSVLRECDKLRRDGYRSSQYYSQGPTFAANASPLCDEYQDEDEEADQKCSLSSSEEERFISIRRPKTPTSSDFSDLNTQTNWTKSLPLPTPEEKMRQQAQTVQADVVPINITGENFDRQASLRRSLIYTDSLVRRPKKVKRRKTITGVPDNIQKELASGTGQDDVDGHSVHTPDHYSALGRFDSYRSAGQRSETRDSSCQTEDVKVVPPSMRRIRAQKGQGIAAQMGHFSGSSGNMSVLSDSAGIIFPSRLNNDAGFHSLPRSGVRANIQSLEPRLGALGPAGDMDGTFLYQGGHPQADENLGHLGGASETGTLLRPKSQELRHFESENVMSPACVVSPHAAYSTSIIPNATLSSSCEVIAIHTAQSAGQRESRSSGSSHAKIKPRDHLISRHAVKDDHQSPGRHWNEGHTTILSQALDPHSPGAPTLLSLCDSAVSLNAPANRENASQAMPYNCRNDLAFPAHSQDVDGKSESSYSGGGGHSSSEPWEYKSSGNGRASPLKPHVATPGYSTPTSNMSSCSLDQTSNKEDAGSLYSEDHDGYCTSVHTDSGHGSGNLCNSSDGFGNPRHSVVNVFDGRAQKNQGDRSNYQDKSLSRNISLKKAKKPPLPPSRTDSLRRIPKKSGQSNGQVLNESLIATLQHSLQLSLPGKGGSSPSQSPCSDLEEPWLPRSRSQSTVSAGSSMTSATTPNVYSLCGATPSQSDTSSVKSEYTDPWGYYIDYTGMQEDLGNPAGGCSTSSGVPTGNGPVRHVQEGSRATMPQVPSGSVKPKIMSPEKSHRVISPSSGYSSQSNTPTALTPVPVFLKSMSPANGKGKPKPRVPERKSSLISSVSISSSSTSLSSNTSTEGSGTMKKLDPAVGSPLAPPPPIPSPPSPCPADRSPFLPPPPPVTDCSQGSPLPHSPVFPPPPPEALTPFCSPPDWCLSPPPTALSPLLPDSPVSLPLPPPLLPFSEPPPAPPLDPKFMKDTRPPFTNSGQPESSRGSLRPPSTKEETSRPPMPLITTEALQMVQLRPVRKNSGTEAALLSERTAQEQRTPVAPQYHLKPSALLKSRNSTNEMESESQPASVTSSLPTPAKSSSQGDHGSAAERGGPVSRSPGALSAGEAEARPSPSTTPLPDSSPRRKPPPISKKPKLFLVVPPPQKDFAVEPAENVSEALRAAPSPTRGEEGSVHSREAKESSTVQAGSHATHPGTSVLEGGAAGSVSPSRVEANVLMVQPDVSPAPKQEEPAENSADAGGDRESCLSQQDGAAGVPETTAASSSSEACDFLKEDGSDEVMTPSRPRTTEDLFAAIHRSKRKVLGRRDSDDDHSRNHSPSPPVTPTGAAPSLASPKQVGSIQRSIRKSSTSSDNFKALLLKKGSRSDTSARMSAAEMLKNTDPRFQRSRSEPSPDAPESPSSCSPSKNRRAQEEWAKNEGLMPRSLSFSGPRYGRSRTPPCAASSRYSMRNRIQSSPMTVISEGEGEAVEPVDSVAHGALGVAEGCSLDGLAREEMDEGSLLCGEGPAASLQPQAPGPVDGTASAEGREPSPQCGGSLSEES
- the LOC105465711 gene encoding NHS-like protein 1 isoform X9 yields the protein MRQQAQTVQADVVPINITGENFDRQASLRRSLIYTDSLVRRPKKVKRRKTITGVPDNIQKELASGTGQDDVDGHSVHTPDHYSALGRFDSYRSAGQRSETRDSSCQTEDVKVVPPSMRRIRAQKGQGIAAQMGHFSGSSGNMSVLSDSAGIIFPSRLNNDAGFHSLPRSGVRANIQSLEPRLGALGPAGDMDGTFLYQGGHPQADENLGHLGGASETGTLLRPKSQELRHFESENVMSPACVVSPHAAYSTSIIPNATLSSSCEVIAIHTAQSAGQRESRSSGSSHAKIKPRDHLISRHAVKDDHQSPGRHWNEGHTTILSQALDPHSPGAPTLLSLCDSAVSLNAPANRENASQAMPYNCRNDLAFPAHSQDVDGKSESSYSGGGGHSSSEPWEYKSSGNGRASPLKPHVATPGYSTPTSNMSSCSLDQTSNKEDAGSLYSEDHDGYCTSVHTDSGHGSGNLCNSSDGFGNPRHSVVNVFDGRAQKNQGDRSNYQDKSLSRNISLKKAKKPPLPPSRTDSLRRIPKKSGQSNGQVLNESLIATLQHSLQLSLPGKGGSSPSQSPCSDLEEPWLPRSRSQSTVSAGSSMTSATTPNVYSLCGATPSQSDTSSVKSEYTDPWGYYIDYTGMQEDLGNPAGGCSTSSGVPTGNGPVRHVQEGSRATMPQVPSGSVKPKIMSPEKSHRVISPSSGYSSQSNTPTALTPVPVFLKSMSPANGKGKPKPRVPERKSSLISSVSISSSSTSLSSNTSTEGSGTMKKLDPAVGSPLAPPPPIPSPPSPCPADRSPFLPPPPPVTDCSQGSPLPHSPVFPPPPPEALTPFCSPPDWCLSPPPTALSPLLPDSPVSLPLPPPLLPFSEPPPAPPLDPKFMKDTRPPFTNSGQPESSRGSLRPPSTKEETSRPPMPLITTEALQMVQLRPVRKNSGTEAALLSERTAQEQRTPVAPQYHLKPSALLKSRNSTNEMESESQPASVTSSLPTPAKSSSQGDHGSAAERGGPVSRSPGALSAGEAEARPSPSTTPLPDSSPRRKPPPISKKPKLFLVVPPPQKDFAVEPAENVSEALRAAPSPTRGEEGSVHSREAKESSTVQAGSHATHPGTSVLEGGAAGSVSPSRVEANVLMVQPDVSPAPKQEEPAENSADAGGDRESCLSQQDGAAGVPETTAASSSSEACDFLKEDGSDEVMTPSRPRTTEDLFAAIHRSKRKVLGRRDSDDDHSRNHSPSPPVTPTGAAPSLASPKQVGSIQRSIRKSSTSSDNFKALLLKKGSRSDTSARMSAAEMLKNTDPRFQRSRSEPSPDAPESPSSCSPSKNRRAQEEWAKNEGLMPRSLSFSGPRYGRSRTPPCAASSRYSMRNRIQSSPMTVISEGEGEAVEPVDSVAHGALGVAEGCSLDGLAREEMDEGSLLCGEGPAASLQPQAPGPVDGTASAEGREPSPQCGGSLSEES